The following coding sequences lie in one Oncorhynchus nerka isolate Pitt River linkage group LG14, Oner_Uvic_2.0, whole genome shotgun sequence genomic window:
- the abcb5 gene encoding ATP-dependent translocase ABCB1 isoform X1, with amino-acid sequence MGREDGDMPDSLPTIPEEVFAKGYPNLAFHEDKKPQERMTEGQPTVDTERKPKKGLGRKKKEPAKAVGFFQLFRYATGCEVLLMIIGLLCAALHGIALPLMCVVFGQMTDSFVQSGQQLNLTANFPVEEISALLNSTDGCIQIPGVDIEALMTRHAYYFIGIGCAVFLLGTFQVMLFLLTATKQTKRIREKYFHAILHQQMSWFDTHQIGVLNVRLTDDINTINEGLGDKICVFVQFFCTFLSGFIIGFIFGWKLTLVILAVSPLLAGSAAVWSKILATLTSKELSAYAKAGAVAEEILVAIRTVVAFNGQKKAVERYERNLEDAKNFGIKKAITTNVSMGFTQFVIFGTYALAFWYGTKLSVDEPENYTIGKTITVFFSVMIGAFSLGQGAPNLEAIAKARGAAYEVYNTIDQPRPIDSSSKEGHKPDCVKGDIEFKNIHFSYPSRKDVNILQGVNLTVPRGKTIALVGASGCGKSTTIQLLQRFYDPDSGEITLDGRDIRTLNVKWLRENMGIVSQEPVLFGTTIAENIRYGREDATDEDIERAVREANAYDFISKLPDKLNTMVGERGAQLSGGQKQRIAIARALVKNPKILLLDEATSALDTQSESVVQAALDKARAGRTTIVIAHRLSTIRTADVIAGFSNGEVVEQGTHRELMAKKGVYYSLVMQQSQGKPEEDEEDPVEEDNPPKYEDLDSVLYDSSDMDELEVGNEEGIENGGFEKNSISSGRVEMKTTRRKSKKSKKDKKKEKKPDEAPDIPFTRILALNKPEWPYMLVGTLSSLVGGAVYPCVAIIFAKIIGVFSEVDPEVKRQKTMMFSLLFLLIGGVAFVTYFLKGYMFGKSGELLTMRLRRQVFHAMMRQEIGWFDDNNNAVGVLTTRLATDASLVKGATGSRLGLATNTVCALTIAIVVAFIHSWQLTLLILACVPFLIGANFIQMRAMAGHASKDQGALEQSGKISTETVENFKTVVGLTREDVFFHKFMDSLERPYQNGLVKAPIYGLTFAVAQAIPYMVNAAIFRFGSWLIAHCHTEYENVFLVFSVIIFAAMNIGESASFAPDFAKAKAAAGRILGLLDKKPEIDIYSEEGEKPTDFVGDIEFRGIHFAYPTRQNVRVLQGLNVSVGPGQTLALVGESGCGKSTSIQLLERFYSPAEGQVLVDGLDTKTLKLSWLRSQLGLVSQEPILFDCSISENIQYGDNSREVSQDEIEEAAKNANIHDFIMGLPEKYNTRVGDKGTQMSGGQKQRIAIARALVRQPKVLLLDEATSALDTESEKIVQQALDAARQGRTCIVIAHRLSTIQNADQIAVIQYGQVTEQGTHTDLMAKGGAYYALVNAQVNH; translated from the exons CCAATTTCCCTGTGGAGGAGATCAGCGCTTTATTGAACTCAACTGACGGATGTATTCAAATTCCTGGAGTTGATATAGAAGCTCTAATGACTCG ACATGCCTATTACTTCATTGGGATCGGTTGTGCTGTGTTCCTGCTGGGGACCTTTCAGGTGATGTTGTTCTTGTTGACAGCCACCAAACAGACCAAACGGATCCGGGAGAAATACTTCCATGCCATCCTCCACCAACAGATGTCCTGGTTTGATACACACCAGATAGGAGTTCTCAACGTCAGGTTAACAGA TGACATCAACACAATCAACGAAGGCCTTGGAGACAAGATCTGTGTGTTCGTGCAGTTCTTCTGCACCTTCTTGTCAGGGTTCATCATTGGTTTCATCTTCGGCTGGAAGCTAACCCTCGTCATCCTGGCCGTCAGTCCTCTCCTGGCAGGATCAGCTGCTGTCTGGTCCAAA ATACTTGCCACCCTGACCAGTAAGGAGCTGTCTGCCTATGCCAAAGCAGGGGCGGTAGCTGAAGAGATACTGGTGGCTATCAGGACAGTTGTGGCTTTCAATGGACAGAAGAAAGCTGTGGAAAG GTATGAAAGAAACTTGGAGGATGCTAAAAACTTTGGAATAAAGAAAGCCATCACCACTAACGTGTCCATGGGCTTCACCCAGTTTGTCATATTTGGGACGTACGCCTTGGCTTTCTGGTACGGGACCAAGCTCTCTGTAGACGAGCCTGAAAACTACACCATTGGAAAAACCATTACA GTCTTCTTCTCAGTGATGATTGGGGCGTTCTCTTTGGGCCAGGGTGCGCCTAACTTGGAAGCCATCGCCAAAGCCCGGGGTGCTGCCTATGAAGTCTACAATACCATTGACCAG CCGCGGCCCATAGACAGCAGTTCAAAGGAAGGTCACAAACCAGACTGTGTGAAAGGAGACATTGAATTCAAGAACATCCACTTCAGCTACCCCTCCAGGAAAGATGTCAAC ATTCTTCAAGGAGTGAATCTGACAGTGCCTCGTGGGAAGACCATCGCTCTGGTTGGAGCCAGTGGATGTGGGAAGAGCACCACCATTCAGCTACTGCAGCGCTTTTATGATCCCGACTCAGGAGAG ATTACCCTGGATGGTCGGGACATCCGGACCCTGAATGTGAAGTGGCTGAGGGAGAATATGGGTATCGTCAGTCAGGAACCTGTGCTATTCGGAACAACCATTGCAGAAAACATCCGCTATGGCAGAGAGGATGCCACAGATGAGGACATCGAACGGGCCGTGAGGGAGGCCAACGCGTACGACTTCATCTCCAAACTCCCCGAT AAGCTGAACACCATGGTGGGGGAGCGGGGAGCCCAGCTCAGTGGAGGACAGAAGCAGAGGATAGCTATCGcccgggccctggtcaaaaaccCCAAGATCCTCCTGCTGGACGAGGCCACCTCCGCCCTGGACACCCAGAGTGAGTCGGTCGTTCAGGCCGCTCTGGATAAG GCCAGAGCGGGCCGCACCACAATAGTGATCGCCCACCGCCTGTCCACCATCAGAACTGCTGACGTGATCGCTGGCTTCAGCAACGGAGAGGTGGTGGAGCAGGGAACACACAGGGAACTCATGGCCAAGAAGGGGGTTTACTACTCTCTGGTCATGCAGCAG AGTCAAGGGAAGCcagaggaagatgaagaggacCCTGTGGAAGAGGATAACCCTCCTAAATATGAGGATCTGGATTCTGTCCTATATGACTCATCTGACATGGATGAGCTGGAAGTGGGAAACGAGGAAGGAATAGAAAACGGCGGCTTTGAAAAGAACTCAATCAGCAGTGGCCGTGTGGAAATGAAGACGACCAGGAGGAAATCTAAGAAGTCCAAGAAGGACAAGAAG AAGGAAAAGAAACCAGATGAAGCTCCAGACATCCCCTTCACCAGAATCCTGGCCTTGAACAAGCCCGAGTGGCCGTACATGTTGGTAGGAACCCTGTCTAGCTTGGTGGGGGGAGCCGTTTATCCCTGTGTCGCCATCATCTTCGCCAAGATCATTGGA GTGTTTTCCGAGGTTGACCCGGAAGTCAAACGACAGAAAACCATGATGTTTTCCCTGCTCTTCCTTCTCATCGGAGGAGTGGCTTTTGTCACCTACTTCCTAAAG GGTTACATGTTTGGAAAATCAGGAGAGCTTCTTACCATGAGGCTGAGGAGGCAGGTATTCCATGCCATGATGAGACAG GAGATTGGATGGTTTGATGACAACAACAATGCAGTGGGAGTTCTAACCACCAGATTGGCCACAGATGCATCTCTGGTTAAAGGG GCGACTGGGTCTAGGTTGGGTCTGGCCACCAACACAGTCTGTGCTCTCACCATCGCCATTGTGGTGGCCTTCATCCACAGCTGGCAGCTCACCCTCCTCATCCTCGCCTGTGTGCCCTTCCTCATTGGAGCCAACTTCATTCAGATGAGGGCCATGGCAGGCCACGCCTCCAAAGACCAGGGTGCCCTGGAGCAGTCTGGGAAG ATATCTACAGAGACCGTTGAAAACTTCAAGACAGTTGTTGGATTGACACGGGAGGACGTCTTCTTTCACAAGTTCATGGACAGTCTAGAAAGACCATACCA GAACGGTTTGGTGAAGGCTCCCATCTACGGACTAACATTTGCCGTTGCCCAAGCAATCCCTTACATGGTCAATGCTGCAATCTTCCGCTTTGGGTCCTGGCTTATTGCTCACTGTCACACAGAATATGAAAATGTTTTCCT TGTGTTTTCTGTGATCATATTTGCTGCCATGAACATAGGAGAATCAGCATCTTTTGCTCCTGACTTTGCCAAAGCGAAAGCAGCTGCAGGGAGAATTCTTGGCTTGTTGGATAAGAAACCAGAGATTGACATTtacagtgaggagggagagaagccA ACAGACTTTGTCGGGGACATTGAGTTCCGAGGGATCCACTTTGCGTACCCGACCCGTCAGAACGTGAGGGTTCTCCAGGGGTTGAACGTGTCAGTGGGGCCTGGTCAGACCCTGGCCCTGGTCGGGGAGAGTGGCTGTGGTAAAAGCACCTCCATACAACTACTGGAGCGCTTCTATAGCCCTGCTGAAGGACAAGTG TTAGTGGATGGGTTGGATACTAAGACCCTGAAgctgtcgtggctgaggtctcaGCTGGGCCTGGTGTCCCAGGAGCCCATCCTGTTCGACTGCAGCATCTCAGAGAACATCCAGTACGGGGACAACAGCAGAGAGGTCTCCCAGGATGAGATAGAGGAGGCAGCCAAGAACGCCAACATCCATGACTTCATCATGGGCCTGCCAGAG aaATACAATACCAGGGTTGGGGACAAGGGGACCCAGATGTCTGGAGGTCAGAAACAGAGGATAGCCATCGCCAGAGCACTGGTCAGGCAGCCTAAAGTACTGCTGCTGGATGAAGCCACTTCTGCCCTGGACACAGAGAGTGAGAAG attGTCCAACAGGCCTTAGACGCCGCCCGGCAGGGCCGCACCTGCATCGTGATCGCCCATCGCCTGTCTACCATCCAGAACGCAGACCAGATAGCAGTAATTCAGTATGGTCAGGTGACAGAGCAGGGTACACATACTGACCTCATGGCTAAAGGGGGGGCTTACTATGCCCTGGTCAACGCCCAGGTCAACCACTAA
- the abcb5 gene encoding ATP-dependent translocase ABCB1 isoform X2 encodes MGREDGDMPDSLPTIPEEVFAKGYPNLAFHEDKKPQERMTEGQPTVDTERKPKKGLGKKKEPAKAVGFFQLFRYATGCEVLLMIIGLLCAALHGIALPLMCVVFGQMTDSFVQSGQQLNLTANFPVEEISALLNSTDGCIQIPGVDIEALMTRHAYYFIGIGCAVFLLGTFQVMLFLLTATKQTKRIREKYFHAILHQQMSWFDTHQIGVLNVRLTDDINTINEGLGDKICVFVQFFCTFLSGFIIGFIFGWKLTLVILAVSPLLAGSAAVWSKILATLTSKELSAYAKAGAVAEEILVAIRTVVAFNGQKKAVERYERNLEDAKNFGIKKAITTNVSMGFTQFVIFGTYALAFWYGTKLSVDEPENYTIGKTITVFFSVMIGAFSLGQGAPNLEAIAKARGAAYEVYNTIDQPRPIDSSSKEGHKPDCVKGDIEFKNIHFSYPSRKDVNILQGVNLTVPRGKTIALVGASGCGKSTTIQLLQRFYDPDSGEITLDGRDIRTLNVKWLRENMGIVSQEPVLFGTTIAENIRYGREDATDEDIERAVREANAYDFISKLPDKLNTMVGERGAQLSGGQKQRIAIARALVKNPKILLLDEATSALDTQSESVVQAALDKARAGRTTIVIAHRLSTIRTADVIAGFSNGEVVEQGTHRELMAKKGVYYSLVMQQSQGKPEEDEEDPVEEDNPPKYEDLDSVLYDSSDMDELEVGNEEGIENGGFEKNSISSGRVEMKTTRRKSKKSKKDKKKEKKPDEAPDIPFTRILALNKPEWPYMLVGTLSSLVGGAVYPCVAIIFAKIIGVFSEVDPEVKRQKTMMFSLLFLLIGGVAFVTYFLKGYMFGKSGELLTMRLRRQVFHAMMRQEIGWFDDNNNAVGVLTTRLATDASLVKGATGSRLGLATNTVCALTIAIVVAFIHSWQLTLLILACVPFLIGANFIQMRAMAGHASKDQGALEQSGKISTETVENFKTVVGLTREDVFFHKFMDSLERPYQNGLVKAPIYGLTFAVAQAIPYMVNAAIFRFGSWLIAHCHTEYENVFLVFSVIIFAAMNIGESASFAPDFAKAKAAAGRILGLLDKKPEIDIYSEEGEKPTDFVGDIEFRGIHFAYPTRQNVRVLQGLNVSVGPGQTLALVGESGCGKSTSIQLLERFYSPAEGQVLVDGLDTKTLKLSWLRSQLGLVSQEPILFDCSISENIQYGDNSREVSQDEIEEAAKNANIHDFIMGLPEKYNTRVGDKGTQMSGGQKQRIAIARALVRQPKVLLLDEATSALDTESEKIVQQALDAARQGRTCIVIAHRLSTIQNADQIAVIQYGQVTEQGTHTDLMAKGGAYYALVNAQVNH; translated from the exons CCAATTTCCCTGTGGAGGAGATCAGCGCTTTATTGAACTCAACTGACGGATGTATTCAAATTCCTGGAGTTGATATAGAAGCTCTAATGACTCG ACATGCCTATTACTTCATTGGGATCGGTTGTGCTGTGTTCCTGCTGGGGACCTTTCAGGTGATGTTGTTCTTGTTGACAGCCACCAAACAGACCAAACGGATCCGGGAGAAATACTTCCATGCCATCCTCCACCAACAGATGTCCTGGTTTGATACACACCAGATAGGAGTTCTCAACGTCAGGTTAACAGA TGACATCAACACAATCAACGAAGGCCTTGGAGACAAGATCTGTGTGTTCGTGCAGTTCTTCTGCACCTTCTTGTCAGGGTTCATCATTGGTTTCATCTTCGGCTGGAAGCTAACCCTCGTCATCCTGGCCGTCAGTCCTCTCCTGGCAGGATCAGCTGCTGTCTGGTCCAAA ATACTTGCCACCCTGACCAGTAAGGAGCTGTCTGCCTATGCCAAAGCAGGGGCGGTAGCTGAAGAGATACTGGTGGCTATCAGGACAGTTGTGGCTTTCAATGGACAGAAGAAAGCTGTGGAAAG GTATGAAAGAAACTTGGAGGATGCTAAAAACTTTGGAATAAAGAAAGCCATCACCACTAACGTGTCCATGGGCTTCACCCAGTTTGTCATATTTGGGACGTACGCCTTGGCTTTCTGGTACGGGACCAAGCTCTCTGTAGACGAGCCTGAAAACTACACCATTGGAAAAACCATTACA GTCTTCTTCTCAGTGATGATTGGGGCGTTCTCTTTGGGCCAGGGTGCGCCTAACTTGGAAGCCATCGCCAAAGCCCGGGGTGCTGCCTATGAAGTCTACAATACCATTGACCAG CCGCGGCCCATAGACAGCAGTTCAAAGGAAGGTCACAAACCAGACTGTGTGAAAGGAGACATTGAATTCAAGAACATCCACTTCAGCTACCCCTCCAGGAAAGATGTCAAC ATTCTTCAAGGAGTGAATCTGACAGTGCCTCGTGGGAAGACCATCGCTCTGGTTGGAGCCAGTGGATGTGGGAAGAGCACCACCATTCAGCTACTGCAGCGCTTTTATGATCCCGACTCAGGAGAG ATTACCCTGGATGGTCGGGACATCCGGACCCTGAATGTGAAGTGGCTGAGGGAGAATATGGGTATCGTCAGTCAGGAACCTGTGCTATTCGGAACAACCATTGCAGAAAACATCCGCTATGGCAGAGAGGATGCCACAGATGAGGACATCGAACGGGCCGTGAGGGAGGCCAACGCGTACGACTTCATCTCCAAACTCCCCGAT AAGCTGAACACCATGGTGGGGGAGCGGGGAGCCCAGCTCAGTGGAGGACAGAAGCAGAGGATAGCTATCGcccgggccctggtcaaaaaccCCAAGATCCTCCTGCTGGACGAGGCCACCTCCGCCCTGGACACCCAGAGTGAGTCGGTCGTTCAGGCCGCTCTGGATAAG GCCAGAGCGGGCCGCACCACAATAGTGATCGCCCACCGCCTGTCCACCATCAGAACTGCTGACGTGATCGCTGGCTTCAGCAACGGAGAGGTGGTGGAGCAGGGAACACACAGGGAACTCATGGCCAAGAAGGGGGTTTACTACTCTCTGGTCATGCAGCAG AGTCAAGGGAAGCcagaggaagatgaagaggacCCTGTGGAAGAGGATAACCCTCCTAAATATGAGGATCTGGATTCTGTCCTATATGACTCATCTGACATGGATGAGCTGGAAGTGGGAAACGAGGAAGGAATAGAAAACGGCGGCTTTGAAAAGAACTCAATCAGCAGTGGCCGTGTGGAAATGAAGACGACCAGGAGGAAATCTAAGAAGTCCAAGAAGGACAAGAAG AAGGAAAAGAAACCAGATGAAGCTCCAGACATCCCCTTCACCAGAATCCTGGCCTTGAACAAGCCCGAGTGGCCGTACATGTTGGTAGGAACCCTGTCTAGCTTGGTGGGGGGAGCCGTTTATCCCTGTGTCGCCATCATCTTCGCCAAGATCATTGGA GTGTTTTCCGAGGTTGACCCGGAAGTCAAACGACAGAAAACCATGATGTTTTCCCTGCTCTTCCTTCTCATCGGAGGAGTGGCTTTTGTCACCTACTTCCTAAAG GGTTACATGTTTGGAAAATCAGGAGAGCTTCTTACCATGAGGCTGAGGAGGCAGGTATTCCATGCCATGATGAGACAG GAGATTGGATGGTTTGATGACAACAACAATGCAGTGGGAGTTCTAACCACCAGATTGGCCACAGATGCATCTCTGGTTAAAGGG GCGACTGGGTCTAGGTTGGGTCTGGCCACCAACACAGTCTGTGCTCTCACCATCGCCATTGTGGTGGCCTTCATCCACAGCTGGCAGCTCACCCTCCTCATCCTCGCCTGTGTGCCCTTCCTCATTGGAGCCAACTTCATTCAGATGAGGGCCATGGCAGGCCACGCCTCCAAAGACCAGGGTGCCCTGGAGCAGTCTGGGAAG ATATCTACAGAGACCGTTGAAAACTTCAAGACAGTTGTTGGATTGACACGGGAGGACGTCTTCTTTCACAAGTTCATGGACAGTCTAGAAAGACCATACCA GAACGGTTTGGTGAAGGCTCCCATCTACGGACTAACATTTGCCGTTGCCCAAGCAATCCCTTACATGGTCAATGCTGCAATCTTCCGCTTTGGGTCCTGGCTTATTGCTCACTGTCACACAGAATATGAAAATGTTTTCCT TGTGTTTTCTGTGATCATATTTGCTGCCATGAACATAGGAGAATCAGCATCTTTTGCTCCTGACTTTGCCAAAGCGAAAGCAGCTGCAGGGAGAATTCTTGGCTTGTTGGATAAGAAACCAGAGATTGACATTtacagtgaggagggagagaagccA ACAGACTTTGTCGGGGACATTGAGTTCCGAGGGATCCACTTTGCGTACCCGACCCGTCAGAACGTGAGGGTTCTCCAGGGGTTGAACGTGTCAGTGGGGCCTGGTCAGACCCTGGCCCTGGTCGGGGAGAGTGGCTGTGGTAAAAGCACCTCCATACAACTACTGGAGCGCTTCTATAGCCCTGCTGAAGGACAAGTG TTAGTGGATGGGTTGGATACTAAGACCCTGAAgctgtcgtggctgaggtctcaGCTGGGCCTGGTGTCCCAGGAGCCCATCCTGTTCGACTGCAGCATCTCAGAGAACATCCAGTACGGGGACAACAGCAGAGAGGTCTCCCAGGATGAGATAGAGGAGGCAGCCAAGAACGCCAACATCCATGACTTCATCATGGGCCTGCCAGAG aaATACAATACCAGGGTTGGGGACAAGGGGACCCAGATGTCTGGAGGTCAGAAACAGAGGATAGCCATCGCCAGAGCACTGGTCAGGCAGCCTAAAGTACTGCTGCTGGATGAAGCCACTTCTGCCCTGGACACAGAGAGTGAGAAG attGTCCAACAGGCCTTAGACGCCGCCCGGCAGGGCCGCACCTGCATCGTGATCGCCCATCGCCTGTCTACCATCCAGAACGCAGACCAGATAGCAGTAATTCAGTATGGTCAGGTGACAGAGCAGGGTACACATACTGACCTCATGGCTAAAGGGGGGGCTTACTATGCCCTGGTCAACGCCCAGGTCAACCACTAA